AATGCATTTGGTGGTTCAATCATCAGTTTGATTTGTAGATTACCGGTTTATTAAATAAAAACGACCTGTTTGTTTAATTGTCAGGAAACTGTTGTATTTGGTGGTTCTATACCTCATTTTTCGATAATTGAATAACAGGTCTGTTTTATTATTATTTTTATCCCTACTAAGTCCCATATTAAGGAAATTTCTAAATTTTTTCCAGAATTGAATTTTATTTTTAAAACATAATTACATTTTTCAATTTAATGAAAGACCGGTTTCCTTCTATATGCATTCAAAGGGAGTTAAACAAATATTTAAATATTTAGGAATTGTTATTCCTATTCTTGTTTTCGTTTCGTGCAAAAGTTCAAGAATATCTTCTATTCAAGAGCTAAGTTCCAACTGTAATCAGCAGAATCTTTATAACTACTCAGTAGAAGACTTCCCAGAGCCCTTTTATAACCTTAATTTGGATACAGCACTTTTAGGAAGGTTTTCGGAAGAAGGTTTGAAAATAGCAAATGCCATTGGAATAATAGAATTGCTTTCAGAATATGTTGATGCTGAAAAAAAATATAATTCTACCCCCAGTATTGAGAATAAAGTAAGTATACTGGATTTAGACAGAAGGCTTGCCAATGCCATTCAACGTGCTTCTCTTGAGATATCAGCAGTAGCTTCTGAAATTGATTGTGAAGAAGAAAGGGCAGATCAGATTTCTTATTATCTCAAAAAAAGAGAAGATGACAGAGAAACAAAGTTTACAGTGGCAGCTATAAGTGTTGGTGCAATTGCAACAATTACCTCAGGGATTTTATTTGCTACCAGTGATAACTCAAATATGGAACATGTAATACAAGTTGGAGGTGGTATTGCTGAAGCTGTATTGGGCTTTATGATTTTTACATCAAAACCGAAATTAGAATTCTATCACCCTAGAAATCACCTGGAGGAAATATGGAATGGAAAAGAGACTTCTTTGCTTTTTCCCGCACATGTATGGTATTATTTCAATTATTACAATCCCGATAAACCTGAAGAACCATCGCTTAGAGTTCAGATTTTAAAAGGCTGGAAGGCTATTTATGAATGGGAAAAAAAAGAAAACAAGCACAACCAAAATATGGTAGCATTATTTTTTGGTAAAGGAGGACAGTATACTTCTGAAACTCTTAAAGCCAGAGCGAGAATGCTTGATCAGCTGCAAGCAAACATTACACTAATGAAGCAAGACCTTACTAAACTTGCATCATATCTGGACAAGTAATTGATTATTAATCTTATGGTTTATGAGTAGAATAATAGAAGTTTGATTGAACGTGAATTAGGAAGAACAAACAGATATAATAAAGATATGAAATCGCAAATATTAATCACACTAAGTCTTATGTATTTTATGAGTTTATCTGCCATCGGGCAAGAGCTGTCTGAGAATGATGTACCTGTTGCAGTCAGAAATAGTTTTTATGAACTGTATCCTAACATGTTTGTCTATGAATGGGAGTTGGAAAAAAAAGAAAATGTCTATGAAGCAGAATTTATGAATAAAGGTATCGAGATGGAAGCAATATTTCGTCCCGATGGTTCCTATATAGGAACTGAAATAGATATAAAACTGGAAGATATGCCTCCTGATGTGAAAAAAGCGTTTTCTCATTCTGAATATGCCAAATGGAAGTTAGAAGACACTGAAGAATTTAAAAAAAAGGAGGGGGAAAAACTTTATATTATAGAAGTGGAAAAAAAGAAAAAGAAAGTGAAATTGTATTATTCAAAAGATGGAAAGCTAGTCAATACCAAATAAATATTCTAACGGAATATTGTTTTGGAGAAATTAACCAATATTAAAGAAATTTTTAAAATTAATTATATCTGAATTTTACTTTCGGAGAATCTTCTCTATTTGGATTGTTCCTTTTGATTACCAAATAGTCTGTGATGAAAATTAGATTAAAAAGATATAAAATTTAAACAATTTTATATCTTTTTCGTTTTGGTATTTTTCAAATAAATTTTGTGTTTTTTGTGATATAAATATATCTTAGCATTTTACTTAGCTTAAAAAAATTATAATAACCTATGAAAAAATACTACTTAGTGATTTTACTGGTTTGCACCTTGCTAAGCGCAAAGGCTCAAATTAATTCGGGTAATCCGGCAAAAAAATTCAACTCCAATTCCAGCTACCCCTATGGAATTATGCCTGACAATTTGCCAAGCGGAGGGGAATATGGTAAGTCTCAGGCTGCAGCAGATGCTTACAATGCATGGAAGTCTAACTTTGTAGAAGCATGTTCAGGTAAAGGTTACAGAGTAAAATTTGACCAAACACAGTTTACTGTATCCGAAGGTATTGCATATGGTATGCTTTTGTCAGCATATGCTGGAGATAAAGCCTTGTTTGACGGATTATGGCAATATTACAATTCATATAAGAATGGAAATGGTGTCATGAACTGGAAAATAAATGGATGTAATAATACTGATCAATACAATGGAGCAACTGATGCTGAATTAGATGCTGCTATGGCTCTGATTGTCGCTGCTGACCAATGGCCAAGCGGAAATTATAAAACGCAAGCTCAAAATTTAATAAGAATTATAAGAGAGAAAGAAATGCATCCTGATTCCAAGCAGGTACTTAATGGAGATGCGTGGGGAACCGGGAATGACTGTAGAAACCCAAGCTATATGGCTCCTGCATATTTCAGAGAGTTTGCAAAAATTGAAAGCAATCAGGCAAGTTTCTGGAACAGTGCTACTACAACTGCCAACCAGTTTTTGTTGACCAACCGTAACTCTTCTACAGGACTGGTGAGTAACTGGGCAGGAAGCAACGCTCAACCTAATGGCTGTAATGGCCCAAATGAATATGGTTTCGAATCTTGCAGAAACCCTTGGAGAATGGCCAATGACGTGCTCTGGAATGGCCCGAGTGTGGCAACCACAGGAGCAGATATTTGCGTTAAAATGACTAACTGGCTGAAAGGTCAGGAGAGTAACTTAAAAGGTCCTTTATCTACAAGTGCCTCCAGCCCGGCTAACGGTCAATATAAAAATGGTACATTTAGTACCTATGCACTGGCAGTAATGGGAACCAACGCTGCTAATCAATCTTCATTGAACGCATGTTACCACAACGTTGTTGGCTTAGGAAATAATGAAGCTTACTTCAGTGCGACATTGCGTACTGTTACTTTGTTTATGCTCACTGGTAACTGGTGGAAACCGGGTTCAAACATTGTATCTGCAGATGTAATCATTACAGCTCCTGAGAACAATAAGACTTATGATTTAGAGGAATCTATTACTTTTTCTGCAACAGCTACCATTTCTTCCGGTACTATTTCAAAAGTAGAGTTTTATGATGGAGCTACTTTATTGAATTCTGACAATTCATTTCCTTACGGCTTTACGACTTCAACATTAACTAGCGGAACTCATGTTATAACGGCTAAAGTTTATGACGCTAACAATACTGTTGTTGCTACATCTGCGCCAGTGCATGTAACTATAGTGGGAGCTTCCAATATTGCAACCACTGGTGTAGTTGATATGTTTGAAACAGCTATTGAGTATAACGAACTTACTGGAGGTAAAGATTGCTCAGCCCCAACTAAAAGCACTTCTGCTGGTATTTTCTGGTGGCAAGATGTGAACGCTAGCACTCCTTTTGTAGCTACAAAATCAAGAACCGGAGATGGAAAACTGACTTATACCCTTTCACAACCTCAGAATGGTTATGATGCAATAGGTTTCAGTTTTGGGGATTATTGCAATGGCACTAAAACGCCTTACACCCTTGATTTAAGAACTAATGCATTCTTCAAAATGAATGTAAGTGCTCCGACAACAAATACTACTAATCTGGAAATTAAATTTCAGTTAAGAGATATAAATGGAAAAATACTATCTTTTAATAAGCTTGTTGTAAATAACGGTCAAATTAGAAATGATTGGAAAACTGGAGCTTCATACAGATATGAAATTGGTTTTAACAAAAACCATATTACACAGGTAGGACAAACTCCTGCTCATACAGATGATCAGGTAGGGCCAGGTTCTTTGAGACCTGGTGATAATATAACCTTTGAGTTTGATTTCAAAAATGCAGTGACTGCAAGCGGCTCTGTAATTGATCTTGACAATTCAAAATTTGATTATTCAAAAGTAGAGTCTGTTATTATTATAGTGGTGAATTCAACAGACACAGGCGATCCTAGTTATCAGCCAAAAGCGTTTACAGATCAAAAGATCTCTTTCACTGGTATGTCTCTAGGTAATGCTGCAGCAGGATCAGATATTTGTACTCCGGTGGCACCAACAGCTACAGCAGCACCTGCTCTTTGCGAGGGTACTACAGCAGCTGCATTGAAAGCTACTGCTCTGACAGGAATGGATCTACAGTGGTATGGAACAAATCAGACAGGAGGAATAGCAAGCACCACAGCTACAGTGCCATCTACCGCTACTGCAGGGGCTACTACTTACTATGTTTCTCAAAAAGTTGGATCATGTGAGAGTTCAAGAACACCTATCGCTGTTACCGTTACCGCCAGTCCTACTTCAAGTGCTGGTCCATCTCAGACTTCTATTGTCGGACCTACTGCATCTCTTTCAGGATCAGGTTCTGCTGTTGGAACATGGAGTCTTGTTTCTCCTTCCGGAGTAAATGTATCTTTTAGTCCTTCTGCCAATTCAGCAAATGTAAATGTAAGTGGTTTAACTACTATTGGTACATATACTTTCAGATATACAGTTGCTGGAACTGCTCCATGCACTGCTGTAACTTCTGATGTTGATGTTGTAGTAGCAAGCGTTACTTCTATCAATAGTATATTAAACAGCATGGTTGAAATCTATCCAAACCCTGCAACTGACAATCTTGTTATTGATATAACTAAGGTTGATGGTAGCAAATCAGTGAAGCTTGTTGACATGCTTGGAAGAGTTGTGTTTGAAGCTGCCAATGAGAATACTTTAAATGTTGAAATGTCAAATCTGAATAAAGGTATGTATTTTGTACATATTCAGTCAGAGTCAGGAAACCTTATTAAATCTGTTGTAAAACAGTAATAAGTAAGCCTGATAAAATAAAAAAGACCTGCCGAAAGGCGGGTCTTTTTTTTATGTGCCTATTTGATATATTCACAACTGTAAATATTTAAGTTGCTATATATGACCTTCTATTGGATAAGGGTGGTTATGAAAAGTACTTGACATACTTTGAATAGATAATTACTAGTAAAGATAAAACCTGAAGTGGAATTCAGACAATTGTTTTGGTGCCAGGTTATGCAGAATGAAGTATAATTTATACTTGAGAGATGTAAATTCAAAAAAAAACCTTCTCCGTCTGAGAAGGTCAAAAAACGTTGGGGGTGTTTTTATGTTCAACCAGCTATGGTGAGTAGCAAAGTTAGATAAGTTTTTGAAACCTGCAATAAATCAAGGATATATTTTCAAAAAGTTATTTGTCTTTTAGGATTAGTGACTTAAATCCAGTTATAAAATCAATTATACATCGATTTCATATTAATCTATTTAATCTCGTTTTGTCACTTTTCTCCTAGATAAGAAAAATCTGATTTTCGTCCGTTTTTAGCTTTTGTTCGAGTTGTGCGAATGATTGATTTTTAATTATTATTAAATATAATTGAACAGCTGAACTTGAGTTTGTTTGATAAGGCATTTGAATAGCACATTCCTCATGGAGTAAATTTTTTAGATATTCATGATCTATAGTTATAGTCAAATTTTTTATAAACGTAAAGGGAATAATTGTTTATAACTCGTAATTCTCTGCTGATATTAGGTAAAAGATCGCTTTTATAATAAATTGAACCCTTGATCTTTATTATCGTAAAAAGAAGATCACTTCACTTTTTTGAAGGAAATTTTTAATTATCAAACCCCTTAATAAACTATGAGAAAACGACTACTATTATCCATTGCCAAAGTATTGTTTGGTGGTATGGTTTTAGCGCAGACTTCAGGTGCTTTTGTTACTGCTGATAATGGAAATCGAATGTCCTCCTGTGCTGACACTTTGATCACTCTTGAGGATATATATACTCAATGTGGAATAAGAGATCTTAATGATCCCAATGATGACGTAAGTATGTATAGAATCCTCCAGTTAAATGGTTCTGTTATAACTGAAACCGAAATCACAGAAGCATTCAAGTACAGCGATTACGAAACTATATATATTAATAAAAAGAATACACCTTTTAATGGTCGCAATGGTATTGCCATATTTCTCAATATTATAATACCTCCCACCAGATACTTTACAAAGGATACTTTAAAGTACATTGTTGAGAAAGGAGCTAAAGTAAATTACTTGAAGGATTTTCTTACTAATATAGAGTACTGGGGCACAGGAAAAGATACTGAAGACTTTCACGATCGATTGTTTTTATATGACGGTGTAAATCCTGAAACTGCTGTTAAGAACCTTACAGACTGGACTACCCTTGGAAAAGGGATCTATCGAATGAGATTAAGTTATGCTATTTGCTCAGCTGATGATATTCATTCTAAAGAAATGTATGTGAAGGTCGATGAAAGTCCTTGTCACAGTTTAGAACTTAGAAACATGCCATCCATTTGTCTTGATGAAGTTTTAGATATCAGACCTTATGTTTATCTGGATGGGCATGTAGCTACTGAAGAGGAGTTGGCTGATATGTCTTTTCTGGATAAGAGCGATAATGCAAAACCTAACGACATCTTGCCTGTAGATCCTGCAGCTATTGATTTATCTACAATGTGGGAAAGCAAGTCAACTAAATTTCCAAAGATAGAAATTCGCTATCAGCCTAATATAGATCTAGGGATATGTAATAAATACTTCTATAATTTCGTGCCTAAAGTGCCTACAAAATTGATGACTACGGATGTTATTATGTCTAAAGACAGCTATGGAAGTACTTTAGTATATATGATTGATGGAGATTATTACGGGTTTAATAATGTCTTTCATAAAAATGTACTGAAAGAAATTTATCTTGATTATAATACGAATCATATTGGTACAGAATTTAGCTACTTTACAGATGATAAGTATGAAAACATAGTTACGGGTAATGATCTTTCCCCGGGAGATTATTATGTTCTGGCTACCAATTCCGAGTGTAATGAGGATAGTTCTTCGTTCAAGATTCGGGTATTAAACCGTGACTTTGATATTACCTGGCAGAATGCATTCAATATGGGTAAAGGTTATTACATATTTACAGCGCCAAGTATTTATCCTGGTGCAACATATTCGTGGTTTGTCTGGGGTGGAGAGATCGTTTCTGGGATCAATACCAATCAGATAACTGTATATTACTCCGAAAAAGCTTCAAAAGGAGTTACTGTAAGCTGTACTATAACATTTCCAGCTGCGCGCAGTGCAGGAAATGCAGTATTGGCATCAGGATTGTATCTGACTTCCAATGAGGCAGGAGAAAAAGAGGAGATAAAAGCTGAAATCGTCACGGGTATCAATAATGTTGTAGAAGAATTATCATCCGTATATCCTAACCCTTCAGAGGGAAAAATTGTAATTTCAGGAAAGGGGGTATATGATCTTAAAATTTATAATGGACTAGGGCAATTGATTTACGAAAACAATGCTTATACACCTGAAACTCCTGTGGAACTTGATAATAAAGGGATGCATATGATCAGATTGATTCAGAATGGGAAAGCACAGACATTAAGAGCAATAGTAAAATAAGATAAATTGTCTAAGATGATATATTAAAGTCGGACAGCTCATGTTGTCCGACTTTTGTTTTATGCGAAACCTAAATACGTATTTAACTATTTAGCCTTTGATTTACGGTAAGATTTTTTAGTTAAAGTATCTGCCAAAACATGTCTGAAGTTTTCAACAAAGCATCTGTCTGTAATTTCTTTGTAAATATAATTTCGTTGAGAAGCTGGAAGTTTATTGTGTTCTTGGACTTCTTCGTTCGAATATCTCTCCATGATTTTAGAGCAGGTGCACTCGCAGTAATTTTTTGTTTCGGAAGGGTAATAGTTTTCCAGTCCGCTTTCTGATACACAGTTTTCAATTAACAAAGCCAAATCCTTGTCTTGTCCTTCTTTATATGCAAAAGCAATTTCCTTAAAGAAATAAGCAGAAATGGCAATGGCAATAATTTGAGATGGAATGAAAAAGGCCATTCTGCTTTCTCGAGGCTGGACTTCAGATGCAGTTATTCTGAAATCCTTAGTCATTCTCAGTACTGAAGGTTTGGCAAAGAGGTAGGAGGAAAGACCTATTCCGAAGAGGAATAAGAATGTCGGATCTTGATTTAGAATGTAGGAAAATAGACAAAGGAAATTTCCGAAAAGGATAATAAGCCATTTTCTGAAGCTTAATCTTAAAAAGGATCTTACTTTAAATCTCGTATTTTCATGAAGCAGATTTTTTACTCTGGAATAGTAATATAGTCTGGATGCAATAAGGAAACTGAACAAAAAAGAGGGACAAATCCAGGTAAGTAGTTCATTTAAATCCTCCCTGTTTAATGAAGGAAGAAATAATACAAAGAAGAAGATGGCCAATTGCAGCAATGCAATCATCCAAAAGGTTTCTTCATTTCTCTTTACAAATTTTGAGTATCTGTCTTGTTCCAAATTTTCAGGATTTATGAAAATCCTCAACCTTGATGATTTCGTGACAAAAGTCGTATTCATAAGGTTGATTTGAACAGATAATCACAATTCTATCCTTTATGTTTTGGATAATTTCAGTTTTATACCAGTTTATTCCTGCTGAATCAAGATTCACAGTAGGTTCATCCAAGAACAGAATTTCCGATTCAGTATACATTGCAAAGCCAAGCTTTACTCTTTGCCTCATCCCTGATGAAAAGTATGTCAGTTTTTTCTCGGATGATTTTTCGAGCCCCAGTATCTGAATAAAATCCTTTTGGGAAAGATTATTCTTAAATTTCTTAAATGTGAGATGAAAATTTATTATTTCACCTAAGGTTAATTCTTCTATTAAGTCCTGGTAGGGAGCTGTAAATGTGAGTTTTTGATAAAGATGCTCAGGAGAAAATTCTGTGTTATTTGAAAAATATTTTACTTTTCCTTCATTCGGGGAAGTAAGTCCGGCAAGTATTTGAATTAAAGTGGATTTTCCGGAGCCATTTCTGCCGGTAATGGCATAGGATTTATTTTGCTGAAAATTCAGGTTAAGATTTCTGAAAAGCCAATTCCGGTCAAATCTCTTGCCTAAATTTTCAGCGATAATATTCATGTTTTACTGACTGAACCCTTTCATAATACCTCTATCTGAGCTGCGAATGAAATTTACAATCTCATCTTTCTCTTTCGAAGAAGTAAAGTTCACTTCAATATGATCCAGTGCTTTTGAATTGTTATATCCTCTCAGATATACCGTTCTGTATATTTCCTGTATTTCGTTGATCTTGTCGTTACTGAAACCTCTTCTTCTAAGACCAATGGAGTTAATACCACAGTAGCTTAACGGTTCTCTGGCAGCCTTGGTGTAGGGAGGTATATCTTTTCTTACCAGCGAACCTCCTGATATCATAGCATGTGCTCCAATTCTTACAAATTGGTGAACTGCGCTGGATCCGCCAACTATAGCATAATCATCAACAGTTACATGACCTGCTAGCTGAACCGAATTGGCCAGAATACAATTATTACCTATGATACAATCATGAGCTACATGCACATATGCCATTAGAAGGCAGTTTTTACCAACTTCGGTTTTGTATTTTTCTATAGTACCTCTATTGACAGTCACACACTCTCTTATGACACAGTTGTCGCCAATGATAGCAGTTGTTTCTTCTCCTGAGAATTTAAGATCCTGAGGGGGAGCAGAGATAACAGCTCCCGGATAAATTTTAACGTTTTTTCCGATTCTGGCACCTTCCATGATGGTCACATTTGGACCAATCCAGGTTCCTTCATCTATTTCAACATTTTTATGAATTGTCGAAAATGGCTCAATAACAACATTTCTGGCAATTTTTGCCTGAGGATGTATATAAGCTAAAGGTTGATTCATAGGGATTTTCCTGTGTCTTTCCTTACAATACTAGCAGACATTACTGCTTCACAAACCAGATTATTACCAACAAATGCCTGCCCTTGCATTTTAGCAATTCCTCTTTTTATAGGAGCCAATAACTCGCACTTAAATATTATCTGATCTCCGGGTACTACAAATCTCTTGAACCTACAGCTTTCTATACTTAGGAAGTAGGTCCAATAGTTGTCAGGATCCGGTACTGTATTTAATACTAAAATTCCTCCAGTTTGAACCATTGCTTCAATTTGCATTACACCTGGCATTACAGGGTTTCCAGGGAAGTGTCCCTGAAAAAATGGCTCATTGATGGTTACGTTTTTGATACCTGCTACCGTTGTCTCGTCCAGATAAAATATTTTATCAACAAGCTTGAACGGATATCTGTGAGGTAAGGCCTTATATATTTGATTTACATCAAGTACCGGAGGCATATTCGGATCATAATGAGGAATCTGATTCTTAGATGCCTCTTTCATGATTTTCTTAATTTTTTTTGCAAATGCTACGTTAGCAGCATGCCCTGGACGGGCTGCAAGAATCTGAGCTTTTAAAGGTCTACCTACAAGAGCAAGATCTCCGATTACATCAAGCAGCTTATGTCTTGCCGGTTCATTTTTATAACGTAATTCAAGATTATTAAGAATGCCTTCTTTCTTAACCTCAACTTTTTGCTTGTTAAATAATTTTGCAAGGTGCTCCAGCTCATGATCTTGTACAACTCTGTCAACAATTACAATGGCATTGTTCAGGTCTCCACCTTTGATAAGGTTTTGCTTCTGAAGCATTTCCAGCTCATGAAGGAAACAGAAAGTTCTACAGGATGCAATTTCTTTAGAAAACTGGTTGATATTCGTAAGAGAAGCATGCTGACTTCCCAAAACCGGAGAATTATAGTCTACCATTACGGTAACTCTATAATCATCAAGTGGAAGAGCTGCAATTTCTATGTTCTTTTCATTATCTTTATAGAAGATGCTGTGCGGAACTTCAAAAAAGTTTCTTAATGCATTTTGCTCCTGAAAACCAACAGTTTCCAGTGCTTCCACAAAAGGCTGAGAGCTGCCATCCATAATCGGGGTTTCAGGACCGTCAATCTGGATGAGAACATTATCGATCTGCAATCCCATAAGTGCAGCAAGCGTATGCTCTACTGTACTTACTCTTGCTCCATTTTTTTCAATTGTGGTTCCTCTTGATAGGTCAACTACATAGTCGACGTCTGCTTCAACAATAGGTTGGTTTTCAAGATCAACCCTTTGAAAAACAATCCCGTGATTGGGGGGCGCAGGTACAAAAGTCATGTTAACTTTTACTCCTGTATGTAATCCTACTCCTGAAATAGATACGGGACTCTTGATGGTATGCTGTTTTACGTTCATTTAACCTTATAAAGTCGGCAAATTTATAATTTTTTCCTCAAGTTCCTCAATTCTTTTTTGCAAATCCGGAAGTTTTCTGAAAACACTACTTGATTTCAGAAATTTTTTATATTCAAATGCAGGGGATCCATGTATGGCTGTCCCTTCTGTTGTTACCGATTTGCCAACTCCTGATTGAGCTCCTATGCTGGTTTTATTTGCCAATGTGATATGTCCAACAATTCCTACTTGACCGGCAATGACACAATTTTCTCCTATTTTGGTAGATCCGGAAATTCCGGATTGTGCAGCTATCACTGTGTTTTTGCCAATTTCAACATTGTGAGCAATCTGAATCAGATTGTCAAGTTTTACACCATCATGTATGACTGTTGACCCCATGGTTGCACAATCAATAACAGTATTTGCTCCAATGTCTACATGATTTCCAATAATTACGTTACCTACCTGAGGTATGGTTTTGTATGTGCCATCTGGTTGTGGCGCAAATCCGAAACCATCGCTACCTATTACTGAACCGGAATGGAATGTACAATAACTTCCGATTTTTGAATCTGAATAAATTTTTACTCCGGGAAAAATAATGGTGTTATCTCCAATTGTAACATTATCTCCAATATATGCCTGAGGATAAATTTTTACATTTTTTCCGATTCGACAGTTTGTTCCAATATAGGAAAATGCGCCACGATAAATATTCTCTCCCGTAGAGGAATTTTGCCCAATGTAAGAAGGGGTTTCCACTCCAGTTTTCATAAAACTAATGAATTTGTGGTATTCTTCGAGTAATGTTGTAAAACTGGTATAGGGATCATCAAC
The nucleotide sequence above comes from Sporocytophaga myxococcoides. Encoded proteins:
- a CDS encoding PepSY-like domain-containing protein, with translation MKSQILITLSLMYFMSLSAIGQELSENDVPVAVRNSFYELYPNMFVYEWELEKKENVYEAEFMNKGIEMEAIFRPDGSYIGTEIDIKLEDMPPDVKKAFSHSEYAKWKLEDTEEFKKKEGEKLYIIEVEKKKKKVKLYYSKDGKLVNTK
- a CDS encoding glycosyl hydrolase family 8, which gives rise to MKKYYLVILLVCTLLSAKAQINSGNPAKKFNSNSSYPYGIMPDNLPSGGEYGKSQAAADAYNAWKSNFVEACSGKGYRVKFDQTQFTVSEGIAYGMLLSAYAGDKALFDGLWQYYNSYKNGNGVMNWKINGCNNTDQYNGATDAELDAAMALIVAADQWPSGNYKTQAQNLIRIIREKEMHPDSKQVLNGDAWGTGNDCRNPSYMAPAYFREFAKIESNQASFWNSATTTANQFLLTNRNSSTGLVSNWAGSNAQPNGCNGPNEYGFESCRNPWRMANDVLWNGPSVATTGADICVKMTNWLKGQESNLKGPLSTSASSPANGQYKNGTFSTYALAVMGTNAANQSSLNACYHNVVGLGNNEAYFSATLRTVTLFMLTGNWWKPGSNIVSADVIITAPENNKTYDLEESITFSATATISSGTISKVEFYDGATLLNSDNSFPYGFTTSTLTSGTHVITAKVYDANNTVVATSAPVHVTIVGASNIATTGVVDMFETAIEYNELTGGKDCSAPTKSTSAGIFWWQDVNASTPFVATKSRTGDGKLTYTLSQPQNGYDAIGFSFGDYCNGTKTPYTLDLRTNAFFKMNVSAPTTNTTNLEIKFQLRDINGKILSFNKLVVNNGQIRNDWKTGASYRYEIGFNKNHITQVGQTPAHTDDQVGPGSLRPGDNITFEFDFKNAVTASGSVIDLDNSKFDYSKVESVIIIVVNSTDTGDPSYQPKAFTDQKISFTGMSLGNAAAGSDICTPVAPTATAAPALCEGTTAAALKATALTGMDLQWYGTNQTGGIASTTATVPSTATAGATTYYVSQKVGSCESSRTPIAVTVTASPTSSAGPSQTSIVGPTASLSGSGSAVGTWSLVSPSGVNVSFSPSANSANVNVSGLTTIGTYTFRYTVAGTAPCTAVTSDVDVVVASVTSINSILNSMVEIYPNPATDNLVIDITKVDGSKSVKLVDMLGRVVFEAANENTLNVEMSNLNKGMYFVHIQSESGNLIKSVVKQ
- a CDS encoding T9SS type A sorting domain-containing protein, producing the protein MRKRLLLSIAKVLFGGMVLAQTSGAFVTADNGNRMSSCADTLITLEDIYTQCGIRDLNDPNDDVSMYRILQLNGSVITETEITEAFKYSDYETIYINKKNTPFNGRNGIAIFLNIIIPPTRYFTKDTLKYIVEKGAKVNYLKDFLTNIEYWGTGKDTEDFHDRLFLYDGVNPETAVKNLTDWTTLGKGIYRMRLSYAICSADDIHSKEMYVKVDESPCHSLELRNMPSICLDEVLDIRPYVYLDGHVATEEELADMSFLDKSDNAKPNDILPVDPAAIDLSTMWESKSTKFPKIEIRYQPNIDLGICNKYFYNFVPKVPTKLMTTDVIMSKDSYGSTLVYMIDGDYYGFNNVFHKNVLKEIYLDYNTNHIGTEFSYFTDDKYENIVTGNDLSPGDYYVLATNSECNEDSSSFKIRVLNRDFDITWQNAFNMGKGYYIFTAPSIYPGATYSWFVWGGEIVSGINTNQITVYYSEKASKGVTVSCTITFPAARSAGNAVLASGLYLTSNEAGEKEEIKAEIVTGINNVVEELSSVYPNPSEGKIVISGKGVYDLKIYNGLGQLIYENNAYTPETPVELDNKGMHMIRLIQNGKAQTLRAIVK
- a CDS encoding ABC transporter ATP-binding protein; amino-acid sequence: MNIIAENLGKRFDRNWLFRNLNLNFQQNKSYAITGRNGSGKSTLIQILAGLTSPNEGKVKYFSNNTEFSPEHLYQKLTFTAPYQDLIEELTLGEIINFHLTFKKFKNNLSQKDFIQILGLEKSSEKKLTYFSSGMRQRVKLGFAMYTESEILFLDEPTVNLDSAGINWYKTEIIQNIKDRIVIICSNQPYEYDFCHEIIKVEDFHKS
- the lpxA gene encoding acyl-ACP--UDP-N-acetylglucosamine O-acyltransferase produces the protein MNQPLAYIHPQAKIARNVVIEPFSTIHKNVEIDEGTWIGPNVTIMEGARIGKNVKIYPGAVISAPPQDLKFSGEETTAIIGDNCVIRECVTVNRGTIEKYKTEVGKNCLLMAYVHVAHDCIIGNNCILANSVQLAGHVTVDDYAIVGGSSAVHQFVRIGAHAMISGGSLVRKDIPPYTKAAREPLSYCGINSIGLRRRGFSNDKINEIQEIYRTVYLRGYNNSKALDHIEVNFTSSKEKDEIVNFIRSSDRGIMKGFSQ
- a CDS encoding bifunctional UDP-3-O-[3-hydroxymyristoyl] N-acetylglucosamine deacetylase/3-hydroxyacyl-ACP dehydratase, which encodes MNVKQHTIKSPVSISGVGLHTGVKVNMTFVPAPPNHGIVFQRVDLENQPIVEADVDYVVDLSRGTTIEKNGARVSTVEHTLAALMGLQIDNVLIQIDGPETPIMDGSSQPFVEALETVGFQEQNALRNFFEVPHSIFYKDNEKNIEIAALPLDDYRVTVMVDYNSPVLGSQHASLTNINQFSKEIASCRTFCFLHELEMLQKQNLIKGGDLNNAIVIVDRVVQDHELEHLAKLFNKQKVEVKKEGILNNLELRYKNEPARHKLLDVIGDLALVGRPLKAQILAARPGHAANVAFAKKIKKIMKEASKNQIPHYDPNMPPVLDVNQIYKALPHRYPFKLVDKIFYLDETTVAGIKNVTINEPFFQGHFPGNPVMPGVMQIEAMVQTGGILVLNTVPDPDNYWTYFLSIESCRFKRFVVPGDQIIFKCELLAPIKRGIAKMQGQAFVGNNLVCEAVMSASIVRKDTGKSL
- the lpxD gene encoding UDP-3-O-(3-hydroxymyristoyl)glucosamine N-acyltransferase, with product MEFTTGQIAHLIGGEVKGSDSLKISKLAKIQEGQEGCISFLSNLKYEPYLYTTQASAVIVDKKFVPKSEVKTTLILVDDPYTSFTTLLEEYHKFISFMKTGVETPSYIGQNSSTGENIYRGAFSYIGTNCRIGKNVKIYPQAYIGDNVTIGDNTIIFPGVKIYSDSKIGSYCTFHSGSVIGSDGFGFAPQPDGTYKTIPQVGNVIIGNHVDIGANTVIDCATMGSTVIHDGVKLDNLIQIAHNVEIGKNTVIAAQSGISGSTKIGENCVIAGQVGIVGHITLANKTSIGAQSGVGKSVTTEGTAIHGSPAFEYKKFLKSSSVFRKLPDLQKRIEELEEKIINLPTL